In Embleya scabrispora, the DNA window GCCAGCAGTCCATGTCGAGGCAGTAGCCGTGGCACAACACCACCGTCACCGGGGCGTCGCGGTCGCCGTCCACCTCGGCGTACAACTCGACGCCGTCATCGGCGGTGATCAGGTGCGGCTCGCCGCGCAGCGTGCCGAACTCGGCGAGCGCGTCCAATTGGGCCTCGGTACGGCGGCGGAAGGCGCGGCCGACCGTCATGCGCTCTATCGCCACGCCCGCGGCGGCGCCCGCCGCGAGCACACCGACCGCGGCGCCGAGGATGCCGGCCCGGCGGCCGAGCGCGCGACCGGCGCCCGAGGCGGCGGGCACGGGGGTGGCGGGCAGGGGGGTGGTCACGACGCGCCCGTCCCGGTGTGGACCCTGGGCACCCGGGCGCCGATGCGGGTGACGATCTCGTAGGAGATGGTGCCGATCGCCACCGCCCAGTCCTCGGCGGTGGGCTCACCCCGGTCGCCGGGGCCGAACAGGATCGCCTCGTCGCCCGCGCTCGCCTCGTCGTCGCCGAGGTCGACCACGAACTGGTCCATCGCCACCCGGCCCGCGATCGTGCGCCGCCGCCCCGCCACCTGGACCGGGCCGACGTTGCTCGCGTGGCGGGGGATGCCGTCGGCGTAACCGGTGGGGATCAGCGCGAGGTTGGTGTCCCTCGGCGCGATCCAGGCGTGCCCGTAGGAGACGCCGTGGCCGGCCGGCACCCGCTTGACCCCGGCCAGGTTCGCCGCCAGCGTCATCGCCGGGCGCAGGCCGAAGTCGGCCGGGCCGCCGACCTCGGGCACGGGCGAGAGGCCGTAGCCGGCCAGGCCGACCCGGACCAGGTCGAAGTGCGTGTCGGGCAGGAGCAGTGTGGCCGGCGAGTTGGCCATGTGCCGCACCTCGGGGGTGACCCCGCGGCCCTCGGCGTGGGCGAGCATCGCCACGAACTCGTCCAGTTGGGCCGGCACGGACGGATGTCCGGGCTCGTCGGCGCAGGCGAAGTGCGACCACAGGCCGACCACCTCGACCGAGCCGTCGGCCTCGGCCTTGAGCGCGGCGTCGACCAGGGCCGGCCAGTCGGCGGGCGTGCAGCCGTTGCGCCCCAGGCCGGTGTCCGCCTTCAGGTGCACGCGCGCCGGTCGCTCGGCCGCCCGGGCGGCCGCCACCACCTCGCGCAGCGCCCACGCTCCGCTCACCGAGATGTCCACGTCGGCGCGCACCGCGTCCTCGAAGGCGTCCCCCGGGGCCCACAGCCAGGTGAGCACCCGGCCGGTGTCGCCCGCCGCGCGCAGCGCCAGCGCCTCCTCGACCACGGCGGTGCCCAGCCAGGTCGCGCCGCCCGCGCGGGCCGCGCGGGCGCAGGGGACCATGCCGTGTCCGTAGGCGTTCGACTTGACCACGCTCATCACCGCCGCCGACCCCACCCGGGCCCGGATGGCCGCGATGTTGTCCCGAATCGCATCCAGATCGATCCGCGCTTCGGCACGCATGGGGCAGGTGGTCCTTCCGACGACGATCATCGAACACGAGTCCGGGGCGCGGTCCCGGCCGGCCGCCGGGCCCGGAAGATCCCCGAGCTCAAGACTCCCAGTGTGGCAGGCCCGAACCCGGGCGGCGTCCTCCTCACGTGCCGGTGACGTCCGCCCACACCCCGGGCAGCGCCCGGACCAGGTCCGGCGCGGTCACCGGGCCGGGCAGCGTCCGGGCGGCCAGTCCGTGCAGCCAGGCGGCCACCGAGCCGGCGTCCAGCGCGTCCAGACCGGCCGCGAGCAGCGCGCCGGCCAGGCCGGAGAGCACGTCGCCGCTGCCCGCGGTGGCCAGGCGCGGGGTGCCGGTGGGATTGACCCGGGCCCGGCCGTCGGGCGCGGCGATCACCGTGGTGGAGCCCTTGAGCAGGACCACGCAGCGGTACAGCGCGGCGAGCCGGCGCGCGTGCTCCAACCGCGCCGCCTCGATCCGCTCGCGGGTGACCTCGACGCCCGCGGCGGCGAACAGGCGCACCGCCTCGCCCGCGTGCGGGGTCAACAGCGCCGGGGCGGGCCGGGTGCCGGGGGCGGAGCGGGCGAGCAGGGTCAGGCCGTCCGCGTCCACCAGCACGGGCACCTCCGCGCCCAGCACGCTCGCGAAGCGCGCCTCGGCGTCCGGGTCGGTGTCCAGGCCGGGACCGACCACCCACGCCTGCACCCGGCCGGCCTCCGCCGGGGGCGCCTGGGTCGCCAGCGCCTCCGGGTGGGCCGCGAGCACCGGGCCGAGCACGGCGGCCGGCCCCGTGCAGCGGACCGCGCCGACCCCGCCGCGCACCGCCGCGCCGACCACCAGGACCGCCGCGCCCGGGTAGCGGGGCGAGCCCGCGGCCACGCCGAGCACACCGCGCGAATACTTGTCGCTCTCCCCCGAGGGGGTGGGCAGCAGCCGGGCCACGTCGTCGAGTTGCAGCACGGTCGGATTCGGCTCCGGCAGGTGCGGGCCGAGGCCGATGTCGACCAGGTGCACCACCCCCGCGTGGGCCGCGCCGGGGTCGATCAGCAGGCCCGGTTTGTGGGTGCCGAAGGTGACCGTCACATCGGCCCGTACCGCCGCGCCCGCGACCTCGCCGGTGTCCGCGTCCACCCCGCTGGGCACGTCGACCGCGACCACCATCGCCCCCGACACCCGGGCGAGCAGCGCGGCGGCCGTCGGTCGCAGTGCGCCCCGGCCGCCGATCCCGACGATGCCGTCCAGGACCAGGTCGGCCCGGCCGAGCAGGCCGGCGAGGCCCGGGCGGTCCGGGTCGACCGCGTCCAGCGCCCGTACGCCGGCCGCCCGGGCCCAGGCGAGGCCGGCCGCGTGGGCCCGGTCCGGGGCGAGCAGCAGGGCGTCCACGCGCGCGCCGCGCCGGGCCAGCATGCCGCCCGCGTACAGCGCGTCGCCGCCGTTGTCGCCGCTGCCCACCAGGAGCACCACGCGGGCGCCGTAGACCCGGTCGAGCAGGCGCACGCAGGTGCCGGCCAGCCCGGCCGCGGCGCGGCGCATCAGGGTGCCCTCGGGCAGCGTCGCGAGCAGCGCGGCCTCCGCGGCGCGTACCTGCTCGACCGTGTGTGCGGCGCGCATGGGCGACCCCCTAGCCCTCGGCGATGACGACAGCGGAAGCGATGCCCGCGTCGTGGCTGAGCGACACATGCCAGTGCATCACACCCAACTCGGCGGCGCGCGCGGCTACCGTGCCGGTGACGGCCAGCAGTGGGCGGCCGGAGTCCTCGGTGGTCACCTCGGCGTCCAGCCAGTGCAGTCCGCCGGGCGCGCCGAGCGCCTTGGCCAGTGCCTCCTTGGCGGCGAAGCGCGCGGCCAGCGAGGCGACCCCGCGGGGCTGTCCGGGACGCACGTTCCGCTCCGCCTCGGTGAACAGCCGATCGGCCAGTCCGGGCGTGCGCTCCAGCGACTGCCCGAAGCGTGCGATGTCCGCCACGTCGATACCCACACCGATGATCACGGCCCGAGCCTATTGCCGGGCACGGCGCCGAAGGACACACACCGACCCGGGCTCGGCGCACCGCGCGCCGACAACGCGGCCGGGCCGCATCCCCGGCGGGGACGCGGCCCGATCGGCTCGCGAAACGGTCCTGCGCGGTGCTCGTGGCGGCGTACCCCCGCCCGCTCAGGAGGCTTCGACAACCTCCGATGTGCGAGTCCGCCCGGCGATGGTGACCGGCGCCTCGACCCGCCGCACCGCGGGGGCGCGCCGGGGGGCCCGCTGACCCAGCACCATCGCGCCCAGGGCGATCACCAGGCCGAGCACCTGGAGCGGGGTCAGCGTCTGGCCCAGCACGATCAGGCCGGCGAGCGTGGCGATCACCGGGTTGACCAGGCCGAGGAAGGAGGCCACCCCGGCGCCGAGCCGCTCGATGCCGCGGAACCACAGGACGTAGGCGAGCGCGGTGCCGATCAGCACGAGGTAGCCGAAGCCGAGCAGGTTGCGGCCGGTGGGCACCGGCGGCATGCCCTCGACGGCGAACATCAGCGGGACGATGACCATGCCGCCGACGGTGAGCTGCCAACCGGTGGTGGCCAGGAGCGAGACGCCCTCGGGACGACCCCAGCGGGCCGACATCACCACGCCGGCCGCCATCAAGGTGGTGGCGACGAGCATCAGGCCGACCCCGATCGGGTCGATCTTCGCCTGCGAGCTGAGCACCAGCAGGCCGACCCCGATCACCCCGCCGACACCGGCGAGCAGGACCCGGGGCTGCGTGCGCACCTTCAGGATCAGAAACGACAGGCCCGCGACGATCAGCGGCGACACCGCGCCGATCGTGGCGGCGACACCGCCGGGCAGGCGGTAGGCGCCGGCGAAGATCAGCGGGAAGAACAGTCCGACGTTGAGCATCCCCAGGACGAACGAGCGCCACCACCACACGCCGGTGGGCAGTCGGCGCGCCAGGGCGACCAGGATCAGCCCCGCGGGCAGCGCCCGCACGCCCGCCGCGAGCAGCGGCCGGTCCGCCGGGAGCATCTGCGTGGTCACGAGGTAGGTGGTCCCCCACGTGGCCGGGGCCACGGCCGTCGCCAGGAGCATTCCCAGGCGACCGAGTCCCTTGCTACCGCCCTGCACCGCCATGACCTTCACCTCAACGCTAGTTTTACGAGCACTGACTATCTCAACGTTGAGATAAGTAAATACCCAGGGTCTGCGAGCGTCAAGTAGATGAGCGTTGAGATAAATTGGAGCCATGACAGGACGCGACGCAATTGATGACGTATGGGACCAATGGCACCGTGAACGCCCCGAGATCGACCCCGACCTGCTGGACGTGATGGCCGCAGTCGGCCGCATGAACCGACTGCGCCGCCACATCGACCAGACGTTGCGGACCTACTTCGCCCGATACGGGCTCGACTTCTCCGAGTTCGACGTGCTGGCCACGCTGCGCCGCTCCGGCGGCGCCGAGGGGGTCAGCGCGGGCACGCTGCTGCGCTCGGCGATGGTGACGTCGGGCGCGATCACCAACCGGGTGGACAAGCTCACCGCCAAGGGCCTGGTCGAGCGCTCGGTCTGCGCGGAGGACCGCCGCTCGGTCCGGGTCAAGCTGACCCCGGAGGGCATCCGGCTCGTGGACGACATCCTGCTCGGCCACATCGAGAACGAGGCACGCTTCCTGGCCGTACTCGACGCAGACGAGCGCGACCTGCTCAACAACTTGCTACGCAAACTGCTGATCGCGCAGGGGGATACGCACTTGGGTTGATCGGCGGGAGGGGGCGGGGCGGGGGTGGGAGGGGTGGGTGGGTCGGGATCGCGGCGAGGGCGGAGGGGCGGGCCGGGGTCGCGACGGGAGCGGGAGGGTGGGCGCGGTCGCGACGGGGGCGGGTGGGTGGGCGCGGTCGCGGCGGGGGCGGGTGGGTGGGCGCGGGGGCGGAGGGGCGGGCCGGGGTCGCGGCGAGAGCGGGTGGGTGGGCGCGGTCGCGGCGAGAGCAGGAGGGTGGGCGCGGTCGCGGCGAGAGCAGGACGGCAGGCACAGTCGCGACGAGAGCGAAAGGGTGGGCGCGGTCGCGACGGGAGGGCAGGGGTGGGCCGGGGTCGTGGTGGCGGCGGCGGCTTTTTATTGGGCGCTTCGCGCCGGCTCGCGAGGCACCGCTTTTCTGCTCCCCCGCTTCGCTCCTCCGCAGAAAAGCGGCACCCCGCTCGCGGCTGTGCGCCCCTCCGCTTCGCTCCGGGTCGCCCAGCCTAAAAAAACAAGGCGGCTCCGCCGCTCTCCGCGCTTCGCGCGTCGATCACCACCTCGGCCCCACTCGTGGGCGCTGACGCGCCGACGGGGTGCACCAACGACTCGGGTCACCGGGCAAGGCCCACATCGCGGCGGTGGCCAGGCGGGGCGGGACCCGCGTCGTGTCGCGAGCCTGGCCTCCCCGCCCCTCACCCCCGTGGCGCGTCAGCGCCCACGAGAAGGGCCGCCCACGCGATCGACGCGCGCAGCGCGGAGAGCGGCGGAGCCGCCGCTTGTTTTTTTAGGCTGGGCGACCCGGAGCGAAGCGGAGGGGCGCACAGCCGCGAGCGGGGTGCCGCTTTTCTGCGGAGGAGCGAAGCGGGGGAGCAGAAAAGCGGTGCCTCGCGAGCCGGCGCGAAGCGCCCAATAAAAAGCCGCCGCCGCCACCACGACCCCGGCCCACCCTTTCACTCCCGTCGCGACTCCGGCCCGGAGCCCTACCACCGCCGCGACCCCGGCCCGGAGCCTTAACCGTCACGACTCCGGCCCGGAGCCCCCGCGCCCCCTACTCCACCGTCACCGACTTCGCCAAGTTCCGCGGCTGGTCCACCTCGTGCCCCTTGGCCGTGGCCAGTTCACACGCGAACACCTGGAGCGGCACCGTGGACACCAGCGGCTGCAGCAGTACCGGCGTGGCCGGGATGCGCACCAGGTGGTCGGCGTACGGCACGACCGCCTCGTCGCCCTCCTCGGCGATCACGATGGTGCGCGCGCCCCGGGCCCGGATCTCCTGGATGTTGGACACGATCTTGTCGTGCAGCACCGAGCGCCCGCGCGGCGACGGGACCACCACGACCACCGGCAGGCCCTCCTCGATCAGCGCGATCGGGCCGTGCTTGAGCTCGCCCGCGGCGAAGCCCTCGGCGTGCATGTACGCCAGTTCCTTGAGCTTCAGCGCGCCTTCGAGGGCCACGGGGTAACCCACGTGCCGGCCCAGGAACAACACCGAGCCCGCGTCCTTGAGCGATCGCGCCAACTCGCGCACCGGCTCCATGGTGTCCAGGACCTTGTCCACCATCTCGGGCATCGCCGCGAGCTGCTCGATCACCTCGGTGATCTCGTCGCCCCACTTGGTGCCGCGCACCTGGCCCAGGTACAGCGCGACCAGATAGCACGCGACCAGCTGGGTCAGGAACGCCTTCGTCGAGGCCACCGCGACCTCGGGGCCGGCGTGCGTGTACAGCACGGCGTCCGCCTCGCGCGGCATCGTCGAGCCGTTGGTGTTGCAGATGACCAGTACCTTGGCGCCCTGCTCGCGGGCATGCCGCTGGGCCATCAGGGTGTCCATCGTCTCGCCGGACTGCGAGATCGTCACCACCAGCGTCTGCCGGTCCAGGATCGGGTCGCGGTAGCGGAACTCGCTGGCCAGCTCGACCTCGCAGGGCACCCGGGTCCAGTGCTCGATCGCGTACTTGGCGATCAGGCCCGCGTGGAACGAGGTGCCACAGGCGATGATCACCACCTTGTCGATCTCGCGCAGCACCTCGTCGGCGATCCGCACCTCGTCGAGCACCAGGCGCCCGTCGGTGCCGATCCGGCCCAGCAGGGTGTCGCCGACCGCCTTGGGCTGCTCGGCGATCTCCTTGAGCATGAAGTAGTCGTAGCCGTCCTTCTCCGCGGCCGACACATCCCAGTCGACGTGGTACTCGCGAAAGGCCGCCGGCGCGCCGTGGAAGTCGGTCACCGTGACGCTGTCCCGGCGCAGCTCCACGACCTGGTCCTGACCCAGCTCGATCGCCTCGCGCGTGTGCTCGATGAACGCGGCCACATCCGACGCCAGGAAGTTCTCGCCGACGCCGCGACCGACCACCAGCGGGGAGTTGCGGCGCGCGCCGACCACCACGTCGGGGGCGTCGGCATGCGTCGCGACCAGGGTGAACGCGCCCTCCAGGCGGCGGCAGACCCGGCGCATCGCCTCGGCCAGGTCCTGCCCCGCGCCCGGGAACTCCTCGGCCAGCAGGTGCGCGACGACCTCGGTGTCCGTCTCGGAGGCCAGCTTGTGCCCGCGCTCGGTCAGCTCGGCCCGCAACGCCGCGAAGTTCTCGATGATCCCGTTGTGCACGACCGCGACCCGGCCCGCGTTGTCCAGGTGCGGATGCGCGTTCACGTCGTTGGGCGCGCCGTGTGTGGCCCACCGCGTATGACCGATGCCGCACGTCCCCACCGGAAGCGGCGACTGCGTCAGCGCGTCCACGAGGTTGGCCAGTTTCCCGGCCCGCTTCTCGCTCACCAGCGCCCCGTCCACGAGCACGGCCACCCCGGCCGAGTCGTAGCCGCGGTACTCCAGCCGCCTGAGCCCGCCGATGACCACATCCAGCGCCGATTGAGCGCCCACATATCCCACAATCCCGCACATGGGGGCCAGCCTACGGGGTCCGCATCCGGCCGGCGGAAAGGCGTTCGACGGCCCGGCGACGGGCGGCCCGCGCCCACTGGCGACAATGAGCGGGTGCATTCCTTCGCGGCTCAGGGGCCGGCTCGCGACCTGTCCCCCTTCGTCGAACTCGACCGCGCCGCCTGGACCCGACTTCGGGCCGGGACGCCGCTGCCGCTCACCGCGGACGAACTCGAGCGCCTGCGCGGCCTGGGCGACGTGGTGGACCTGGACGAGGTCTCCGACGTCTACCTGCCGCTGTCGCGCCTGCTCAACCTCTACGTCGGCGCCACCCGGGGTCTGGGTCGCGCGCTCACCACGTTCCTGGGCAACGGCGAGAACCCGGGGATACCGTTCGTGATCGGCGTCGCCGGCAGCGTCGCCGTCGGCAAGAGCACCACCGCGCGCATCCTGCGCGAACTGCTCGCCCGCTGGCCCGACCATCCGCACGTGGAACTGCTGACCACCGACGGCTTCCTGTACCCCAACGAGGAGTTGGAACGCCGCGGCATCATGCACCGCAAGGGTTTCCCCGAGTCCTACGACCGGCGGGCCCTGGTGCGCTTCGTGGCCGACGTCAAGGCGGGCAAGCCCGAGGTCACCGCGCCGGTCTACTCGCACCTGACCTACGACATCGTGCCGAACGAGCGGCTGACCATCCACCGGCCCGACATCCTGATCGTCGAGGGCCTCAACGTGCTGCAACCGGCGTCGCCGACCGCCGACGGGCGCCCCCGGCTCGCGCTGTCCGACTTCTTCGACTTCAGCGTGTACGTGGACGCGCGCACCCAGGACATCCGCCGCTGGTACCTGGAGCGCTTCCTCAAGCTGCGCCAGACCGCGTTCCGCGACCCGGCCTCGTACTTCCGCAAGTACGCGGTGATGACGCCCGACGACGCGCTGCGCTACGCGGAGAACACGTGGGCGACGATCAACGAGGTCAATCTCGTGCAGAACATCCGCCCCACCCGCGGGCGCGCCACGCTGGTGCTGCAAAAGGACGCGGAACACGCGGTGAGCCGACTGCGGCTGCGGAAGTTGTGAACCCGGGTACCTTCACGGGATGTTTCATCTTCGGCTGATCGTCCCCGTCGAGCGCAGCGCCGCCGTGCGCGACCTGCTGCTCACCGAGCCCGGAGCCACCCACCTGGTGATCTGGCCGGGCGCCGCGGTACAGCCCGCGGGCGACGTGATCTCCTGCGACCTCGCCCGTGAGGCCACCAGTTCGGTGATCGCCGAACTGCGCGCGCTGAACCTGCACCGGGACGGCTCGATCGCGCTCGAGGACCTGGACGTGATGTTGTCCCGCTCCGCCGACGAGGCGGAGCGGGACGCGCCGGGCGAGAGCGCCGACTCCGTGGTCTGGGAGGAGATCGAGGAGGCCACCTCCGAGGAGTCCACCCTCTCGGTGACGTTCCTGGCCTTCTTGACGGTGGCCACCATGATCGCGGCGTGCGGCGTGCTGCTCGACAACGCCATCCTGATCGTCGGCGCGATGGTGGTCGGTCCCGAGTTCGGCCCGCTGGCCGGACTGTGCGTGGCCGCGGTACAGCGCCGGCCCCGGCTCGCCGCCCGCTCCGGGCTCGCCCTGCTGATCGGCTTCCCGGTCGCGATGCTGGCCACCATGGCCTTCACCGCGCTCCTGGGCGTGCTCGGCCTGTTCGAGCGAGACATGCTGGAACGCCCGCGCCCGCTCACCGAGTTCATCTATCAACCGGACTGGCTGTCGTTCTGGGTCGCGATGTTGGCCGGTGTCGCGGGCATGCTCTCGTTGACCAGCGCCAAGTCCGGCGCGCTGATCGGTGTGCTGATCTCGGTCACCACCGTGCCCGCCGCCGCGAACGCGGCGGTGGCGATCTGGTACACCGACTACGCGCAGGCGGGCGGCTCGCTGGGCCAACTCGGCCTGAACCTGGTCGCCATCGTCATCGCCGGCACCCTGACGCTGCTCGTCCAGCGCGGCCTGTGGAACCTGCGGGCGGCACGCACCAAGCGGCGGCCCCCGGCCGTCGCGCCGGGAGCCGCCGAGTCGTCGTGAACCCGCGCGGGTTCGACCGCGCTACTCCAGCGCGAGCAACGTGCGTACCACTTCGGCCAGATGCGCGGCCTCGTCGTGCGCCTGGTCGTGGGTCTCGGCCTCGACCATCACCCGGACCAGCGGCTCGGTGCCCGACGGACGCAGCAGCACCCGGCCGGTGGCGCCCAGCCGCTCCTCCACCAGCGCGACGGCGCGGGCGAGTTCGGGGGTGGTGTGCACCCGGGTGCGGTCCACGCCGGCGACGTTGACCAGCCGCTGCGGCAGGCGGGTCATCACCGACGCCAACTCGTGCAGCGGCTTGCCGGTCTCCGCGACGCGCGCGAGCAGGCGCAGCGCGGTCAGCGTGCCGTCGCCGGTGGTCGCGTGCTCCAACAGCACCACGTGGCCCGACTGTTCGCCGCCCAGCGAGAGCCCCGAGGCCTGCATGGCCTCCAGTACGTAGCGGTCGCCGACCGCGGTCTCCACCATCTTGATGCCCGCGGCCTGCATGGCCAGCCTGAGCCCGAGGTTGGACATCACGGTGGCCACCAACGTGTTGTCCACGAGATGCCCGCCGTCGCGCATGGCCAGCGCGAGCACCGCCAGGATCGCGTCGCCGTCGACCAGCTCGCCGCGCGCGTCCACCGCCAGACACCGGTCGGCGTCGCCGTCGTGCGCGATGCCGGCGTCGGCGCCGTGCTCGACCACGGCCGCCGCGAGCGCGTCCATGTGCGTGGAGCCGCAGTTGTCGTTGATGTTCAGGCCGTCGGGCTCCGCGTGGATCGCGATCACCTCGGCCCCGGCCCGGCGCAGCGCGTCCGGCGCGACCGCCGAGGAGGCGCCGTTGGCGCAGTCCACGACCACCTTGAGCCCGTCCAGGCGGTGCGGCAGGGACGACAGCAGGTGCTCGACGTAGCGCTCGTGACCCTCGGGGTGGTCCTGTACCCGGCCGACCGCGGAGCCGGTCGGCCGCTCCCACTCGGTGCCGAGCAGCGCCTCGATCCGGTCCTCCACCTCGTCGGGCAGCTTGTGGCCGCCGCGCGCGAAGAACTTGATCCCGTTGTCCGGCATCGCGTTGTGGCTCGCCGAGAGCATCACGCCCAGGTCCGCGCCGAGCAGCCCGGTCAGGTAGGCGATCGCCGGCGTCGGCAACACGCCGGCGCGGTAGACGTCCACGCCCGCGCCCGCAAGCCCGGCGACCACGGCGGCCTCCAGGAACTCCCCGGACGCCCGCGGGTCACGACCCACCACGGCGAACGGCCTGCGGCCGTGCCCTGATTGCGGAATCCCGTCCCGGCCGCGTGATCCGAGCACCCGCGCGGCGGCGACCGCCAGATCGAGCGCCAGTTCCGCGGTCAGCCGGCCATTCGCCAGGCCACGCACGCCGTCCGTACCGAAGAGTCGTCCCACAGTTGGATCTCCCGCATACATTCCGGATGTCTCGGACACTACCTCTCGGCGTCACTCCTCCAGGAGTGCGCCGGAAAAAAGCATCAGGCCCCGGGGGCACGAACCGTGCCCCCGGGGCCTGATGACGCTGCGAACAGCCGCAGAGGGTGCTGCGGGCTGTTTAGCGCTTGCTGTACTGAGGCGCCTTGCGCGCCTTCTTCAGACCGTACTTCTTGCGCTCCGTGGCACGCGGGTCACGGGTCAGGAAGCCGGCCTTCTTGAGCGCCGGGCGGTTCGCCTCGACGTCGGCCTCGTTCAGCGAACGGGCCACACCCAGACGCAGCGCGCCGGCCTGGCCGGAGACGCCGCCACCGTGGATGCGGGCGTGCACGTCGTAGCGGTCGTCCAGCTCGAGCACCTTGAAGGGCTCGTTGACCAGCTGCTGGTGCACCTTGTTCGGGAAGTATTCCTCGAGCGAACGCCCGTTGATCTTCCACTTGCCGGTGCCGGGCACGATGCGAACGCGCGCGACGGCCTCCTTGCGGCGGCCGGTGGCCGCGCCCGCCTGCGGCTCGCTGAAGCGCGACGCGAGCGACTCGGAGGTGTAGCTCTCGAGCGGAAGAC includes these proteins:
- the rpsI gene encoding 30S ribosomal protein S9, giving the protein MAETIAETPIEETEGLPLESYTSESLASRFSEPQAGAATGRRKEAVARVRIVPGTGKWKINGRSLEEYFPNKVHQQLVNEPFKVLELDDRYDVHARIHGGGVSGQAGALRLGVARSLNEADVEANRPALKKAGFLTRDPRATERKKYGLKKARKAPQYSKR